One Candidatus Palauibacter australiensis DNA segment encodes these proteins:
- a CDS encoding MerR family transcriptional regulator — protein MSDRIAPKEYYSIGEVCEIADLKAHVLRYWETQFSALRPTKNRAGNRVYRPKQIQLVQLLRHLLYTERYTIEGARRKLDQLRAGGELAEQARVAWDRETIRDLRREADELVQLLEDGEAG, from the coding sequence GTGTCCGACCGGATCGCCCCGAAGGAGTACTACTCGATCGGCGAAGTGTGCGAGATCGCGGATCTCAAGGCGCACGTCCTGCGTTATTGGGAAACGCAGTTCTCGGCGCTTCGTCCCACGAAGAACCGGGCGGGGAACCGGGTGTACCGGCCGAAGCAGATCCAGCTCGTGCAGCTCCTGCGGCACCTCCTCTATACCGAGCGGTACACGATCGAGGGCGCACGGCGGAAGCTCGACCAACTGCGGGCGGGCGGGGAACTCGCGGAGCAGGCGCGCGTGGCGTGGGACCGGGAGACGATCCGCGATCTCCGGAGGGAGGCCGACGAACTGGTCCAGCTGCTCGAGGACGGCGAGGCCGGGTGA
- a CDS encoding NAD(P)-dependent glycerol-3-phosphate dehydrogenase: MSGQRVAVLGAGSWGTALADVLVRNGHEVRLWARDPAHAAAMRDSGTNERYLPGIELGRPLTVTSDLAEAMDGAGFVLSVCPSHAVREVLGHAAPHLGDQVLVSASKGIELGTHRRMSEVIVETLGEAAGPRTVVLSGPSFAEELLRGLPTAVVAASRSEAHALAVQSLFRNGYFRVYTQPDVDGVELGGALKNVIALAAGISDGLELGSNARAALINRGLAETARLARHFGARETTLGGLAGLGDLVLTCTGRLSRNRSAGLAIGAGRRPSEVIGEMDQVVEGVRTARAAYELSRDLDVEMPITSSVYSILYEDVAPREALARLMAREPKPERWG, from the coding sequence GTGAGCGGGCAGCGGGTCGCCGTGCTGGGCGCGGGCAGCTGGGGCACGGCGCTGGCCGATGTCCTCGTGCGGAACGGCCACGAGGTGCGCCTGTGGGCGCGGGACCCGGCACACGCCGCCGCGATGCGCGACAGCGGGACGAACGAACGCTATCTGCCCGGCATCGAGCTGGGCCGCCCCCTCACCGTGACATCGGATCTCGCGGAGGCGATGGACGGCGCCGGTTTCGTGCTCTCCGTCTGCCCATCGCACGCGGTGCGCGAGGTGCTGGGACACGCCGCGCCCCACCTTGGCGACCAGGTGCTGGTCTCGGCCTCCAAGGGGATCGAGCTCGGCACACACCGGAGGATGTCGGAGGTCATCGTGGAGACGCTGGGCGAGGCCGCGGGACCCCGCACGGTCGTCCTCTCGGGGCCCAGCTTCGCGGAGGAACTCCTCCGCGGGCTTCCGACCGCGGTCGTCGCCGCGAGCCGGAGCGAGGCCCACGCGCTCGCCGTGCAGAGCCTGTTCCGGAACGGGTACTTTCGAGTGTACACGCAGCCGGATGTGGACGGCGTGGAGCTCGGCGGGGCGCTCAAGAACGTGATCGCGCTCGCGGCGGGGATCTCGGACGGGCTGGAGTTGGGTTCGAACGCGCGCGCGGCGCTCATCAACCGCGGACTGGCGGAGACCGCCCGGCTCGCCCGGCACTTCGGAGCGCGGGAAACGACGCTCGGGGGCCTCGCCGGGCTCGGAGACCTCGTCCTCACCTGCACCGGACGGCTGAGCCGGAATCGCTCGGCCGGACTCGCCATCGGAGCGGGTCGCCGGCCGTCGGAAGTGATCGGAGAGATGGACCAGGTGGTGGAAGGCGTGCGGACGGCGCGCGCGGCATACGAACTGAGCCGGGACCTGGACGTGGAGATGCCGATCACGAGCAGTGTATATTCGATCCTGTACGAAGATGTGGCGCCCCGGGAGGCGCTGGCGCGGCTGATGGCCCGGGAACCGAAACCCGAGCGCTGGGGCTAG
- the plsY gene encoding glycerol-3-phosphate 1-O-acyltransferase PlsY, producing the protein MTAPLLTLAAYLIGAFPTSYLVGRAYGYDLRREGSGNLGSTNAYRVLGFFPAVGVLVVDLLKGFVPVWLFPMWDGRGGAWTLAYGLAAISGHVWPVYTRFRGGKGVATAAGTMAALVPVAVIVAFFVWVVTVILTRTASMASLLSAALVPIMARGSAAPRSVVFYALLLAIAVWWTHRSNLARIVRREEFQVDWRRGRLPRRERTARKSPEDEA; encoded by the coding sequence ATGACCGCACCGCTCCTGACGCTTGCCGCCTATCTCATCGGGGCCTTCCCCACCAGCTACCTCGTCGGGCGCGCCTACGGGTACGACCTCCGGCGGGAGGGGAGCGGCAACCTCGGATCCACGAACGCCTACCGGGTCCTCGGGTTCTTCCCGGCCGTGGGCGTGCTCGTCGTGGACCTGTTGAAGGGATTCGTGCCCGTGTGGCTCTTCCCGATGTGGGACGGGCGGGGCGGCGCCTGGACGCTCGCGTACGGGCTCGCGGCCATCTCCGGACACGTGTGGCCCGTGTACACGAGATTCAGGGGAGGGAAGGGGGTCGCGACCGCCGCCGGAACGATGGCCGCGCTGGTGCCGGTGGCCGTGATCGTCGCCTTCTTCGTGTGGGTCGTGACGGTGATCCTCACGCGGACGGCCTCCATGGCGTCCCTCCTCTCCGCGGCCCTCGTGCCCATCATGGCCCGCGGCTCGGCGGCCCCGCGCTCCGTCGTGTTCTATGCGCTCCTCCTCGCCATCGCGGTCTGGTGGACGCACCGCTCGAACCTCGCGCGGATCGTGAGGCGCGAGGAGTTCCAGGTGGATTGGCGCCGCGGCCGGCTCCCGCGCCGGGAGAGGACGGCGCGGAAGTCCCCGGAGGACGAGGCGTGA
- a CDS encoding DUF512 domain-containing protein, which translates to MIRIASVEPGSIAADLELPAGLAVLEINDRPVRDGLDLLFYQAEPALRVLAEQRTGERFLFEIEKPADEPLGIVPEPDKIRRCTNACPFCFVKGNPKVDRLRTPLYVKDDDYRLSFLHGHYITLTNLRPDDWDRIFEQRLSPLYVSVHSTDPAVRLGMLKNPRSANIGQDLDRLAEGRILVHAQVVLCPEVNDGEHLARTIEDLYRRGGAIRSLSIVPVGLTSWNAALGGRALEPGECRQALDAVDAIRERALSERGQGWCYAADEMYLQAGLEPPGAAYFDDHELESNGVGAISTLTDRVTGQLEALRPLEGCRVVAVTGTSMGPTMTRLAGRIARRTGAEVSTVAVGNTLYGPMVTTAGLLPGADHRSALRGAGDFDVALFSAQALNDGDLFLDDVSLSELQADFPGRRVEPSHDLVDVLTRL; encoded by the coding sequence ATGATTCGAATCGCAAGCGTCGAGCCGGGGTCGATCGCCGCGGATCTTGAACTGCCGGCGGGCCTCGCCGTGCTTGAGATCAACGACAGACCCGTCCGGGACGGCCTGGACCTTCTCTTCTACCAGGCGGAACCCGCGCTGCGGGTGCTTGCGGAGCAGCGGACGGGAGAGCGGTTCCTGTTCGAGATCGAGAAGCCCGCGGACGAACCCCTCGGCATCGTCCCGGAACCCGACAAGATCCGCCGCTGCACGAATGCGTGCCCGTTCTGCTTCGTGAAGGGGAACCCGAAGGTCGACCGGCTCCGGACGCCGCTCTACGTGAAGGATGACGATTATCGGCTGTCCTTCCTGCACGGCCACTACATCACGCTGACGAACCTGCGTCCGGATGACTGGGACCGCATCTTCGAACAGCGACTGTCGCCGCTCTATGTGAGCGTTCATTCGACGGACCCCGCGGTCCGGCTCGGGATGCTGAAGAACCCCCGGAGCGCGAATATCGGGCAGGATCTCGACCGGCTGGCCGAGGGCCGCATCCTGGTGCACGCGCAGGTCGTACTCTGCCCGGAGGTGAACGACGGCGAACACCTGGCGCGGACGATCGAAGACCTCTATCGCCGCGGGGGCGCGATCCGGTCGCTCTCCATCGTACCCGTGGGCCTGACCTCGTGGAACGCCGCGCTGGGCGGGCGGGCGCTCGAACCGGGGGAATGCCGCCAGGCGCTCGACGCCGTCGACGCGATCCGCGAGCGGGCGCTGTCGGAGCGGGGGCAGGGGTGGTGCTACGCCGCCGACGAGATGTACCTGCAGGCGGGACTCGAGCCGCCCGGCGCCGCGTACTTCGACGACCACGAACTCGAGAGCAACGGCGTCGGGGCGATCTCCACGCTGACGGATCGCGTGACCGGACAGCTGGAGGCGCTCCGCCCGCTGGAAGGGTGCCGGGTCGTGGCGGTCACGGGGACCTCGATGGGGCCGACGATGACCCGCCTCGCGGGCCGCATCGCGCGGCGCACCGGGGCCGAGGTGTCGACGGTGGCGGTCGGGAACACGCTGTACGGGCCGATGGTCACGACGGCGGGCCTCCTGCCCGGCGCGGATCACCGGAGCGCACTCCGCGGCGCGGGGGACTTCGACGTGGCCCTCTTCTCGGCGCAGGCGCTGAACGACGGCGACCTCTTCCTCGACGACGTGAGCCTCTCCGAGCTGCAGGCCGATTTTCCCGGCCGCCGGGTCGAGCCTTCCCACGACCTCGTCGACGTCCTGACGCGACTGTAG
- the uvrC gene encoding excinuclease ABC subunit UvrC, giving the protein MSGKGGPGPHASQLDGLREQARGLGHEPGVYLFRDAAGDVLYVGKAKSLRSRVASYFGAEASRSVKLVRLVREIDSIETFPVRSEAEALLLEWNLIREFGPRFNIQLRDDKSYPYIKVTVGEPFPRIFVTRRLRDDGSRYLGPFTDVGAMRRALRTIKKMYTVRSCHYRMPAELPPRPCLDYHIGRCKAPCAGLQSEADYRSMIDEILEILGGRTGAVRRSVEDRMAEAAEALDYERAGELRDVLRGLDQLESRQAAIDPRGGSHDAIGFARQPAGGSVCGIVLRVREGRLVGRRLHYLANVGDEPDEAVLGALVKGYYLRQADDVPSELLVPDAFDEQDLVEEYLSGVAGHRFRIRVPARGPGLELTRAASRNAAHVLERDRVERGDEAGTGAEAAGPPAAAARLAEALGLETPARDLVCFDVSTLAGRESVGSCVWLRDGRPHKDEYRRFRIRDSEEGRTDDYAMMQEIVSRYFDRRVREGRALPDLVVVDGGRGQLSAARQAMDGAGVSDLPTVALAKREEEVFRPGAPTPLRLPRADPGLHWLQRARDEAHRFALRYNRTLRRRRALRSRLSEIPGVGPEREQRLLERFGSLDLIRRATPAQLARTPGIGPATATSILAALHEEDSARGAVS; this is encoded by the coding sequence ATGAGCGGCAAGGGAGGCCCGGGCCCCCACGCGTCGCAGCTCGACGGGCTTCGCGAGCAGGCGCGGGGGCTGGGTCACGAACCCGGAGTGTACCTGTTTCGGGATGCCGCCGGGGACGTCCTCTACGTGGGAAAGGCGAAATCGCTCCGCTCGCGCGTCGCCTCCTATTTCGGCGCCGAGGCGAGCCGTTCCGTGAAGCTCGTCCGCCTCGTGCGGGAGATCGACAGCATCGAGACCTTCCCCGTGCGCTCGGAAGCCGAAGCCCTCCTCCTCGAATGGAATCTCATCCGCGAGTTCGGGCCGCGCTTCAACATTCAGCTCCGCGACGACAAGAGCTATCCGTACATCAAGGTCACGGTCGGCGAGCCCTTCCCGCGGATCTTCGTGACGCGGCGGCTGAGGGATGACGGTTCGCGGTATCTGGGTCCCTTCACGGATGTCGGGGCGATGCGGCGGGCGCTGCGCACGATCAAGAAGATGTACACCGTGCGCTCGTGCCACTACCGAATGCCGGCGGAGCTTCCGCCCCGCCCCTGCCTCGACTATCACATCGGGCGCTGCAAGGCGCCGTGCGCGGGCCTGCAGTCCGAAGCGGACTACCGGTCGATGATCGACGAGATCCTCGAGATTCTCGGAGGGCGGACGGGGGCCGTGAGGCGCTCGGTGGAGGACCGGATGGCGGAGGCCGCCGAAGCGCTGGACTACGAACGGGCGGGGGAGCTGAGGGACGTACTGCGCGGCCTCGATCAACTCGAGAGCCGGCAGGCGGCGATCGACCCCAGGGGCGGGAGCCACGACGCGATCGGATTCGCGCGCCAGCCGGCCGGCGGGTCGGTGTGCGGCATCGTGCTGAGGGTGCGGGAGGGAAGGCTGGTCGGTCGCCGGCTCCACTATCTCGCGAACGTCGGAGATGAGCCGGACGAAGCCGTGCTCGGAGCCCTGGTGAAGGGGTACTATCTGCGCCAGGCGGACGATGTCCCCTCGGAGTTGCTCGTTCCGGACGCGTTCGACGAGCAGGACCTCGTGGAGGAGTACCTTTCCGGGGTCGCCGGACACCGCTTCCGCATCCGGGTGCCCGCGCGCGGACCCGGGCTGGAGCTGACGCGGGCCGCCAGCCGAAACGCGGCGCACGTGCTGGAGCGGGACCGGGTGGAGCGGGGGGACGAGGCGGGGACGGGGGCCGAGGCGGCGGGACCGCCGGCCGCGGCGGCGCGGCTCGCGGAGGCGCTCGGGCTGGAGACGCCGGCGCGGGACCTTGTCTGCTTCGACGTGTCGACGCTCGCGGGCCGGGAGTCGGTTGGCAGTTGCGTGTGGCTCCGGGACGGGCGGCCGCACAAGGATGAGTACCGGAGGTTCCGGATCCGGGACTCGGAGGAGGGAAGGACCGATGACTACGCCATGATGCAGGAGATCGTGTCGCGCTACTTCGACCGCCGCGTCCGGGAAGGGCGCGCGCTGCCCGACCTCGTCGTCGTGGACGGGGGCAGGGGACAGCTGTCGGCGGCGCGGCAGGCCATGGATGGCGCGGGCGTCTCGGACCTGCCCACCGTGGCCCTCGCGAAGCGCGAAGAGGAGGTGTTCCGGCCCGGGGCCCCGACCCCGTTGCGGCTTCCGCGCGCCGACCCGGGGCTGCACTGGCTGCAGCGGGCGCGCGATGAGGCCCACCGCTTCGCGCTCCGTTACAACCGGACGCTGCGTCGCCGTCGCGCGCTCCGATCGAGGCTGAGCGAGATCCCGGGGGTGGGGCCGGAGCGGGAGCAGCGTCTGCTGGAGCGGTTCGGCAGTCTCGACCTCATCCGGAGGGCCACGCCCGCGCAGCTCGCGCGCACGCCGGGGATCGGCCCTGCGACCGCCACGTCGATCCTCGCCGCCCTCCACGAGGAAGACTCGGCGCGGGGAGCCGTCTCGTGA
- a CDS encoding threonine synthase gives MSWRLECGLCERPVARGLATVCPDPDCGKPLLARYDLGALNGEALRRAWSGRQGGMWRFREIMPVEPDEDPVTLGEGGTPLFEIEIGGELEGLTLLVKDEGLNPTGSFKDRGLCAAVTRAVHEGATDLVIPSAGNAGAALAAYAARAGVPCRLFIPEDTPEGVARRCEHYGADIVRVDGLIDECGRLSAEYGAETGAFNISTLKEPYRIEGKKTMMLEIVEALGWRAPDAIVYPTGGGTGLIGSAKTLAELRELGLIDGDTRLYAVQGTGCAPIVRAHAAGEMYAEPWRNASTEAWGLRVPGALGDFLMLDAIRESGGGGVAVSDEAMKDGALELGAAGVGASIEGGATLAGARELRRSGALRDGETVVLFNTAHLLTY, from the coding sequence ATGAGCTGGCGCCTCGAATGCGGCCTCTGCGAGCGACCCGTTGCCCGGGGGCTGGCCACCGTGTGCCCGGACCCCGACTGCGGAAAGCCTCTGCTGGCCCGGTACGACCTCGGAGCCCTGAACGGGGAAGCGCTGCGGCGGGCGTGGAGCGGGCGGCAGGGCGGCATGTGGCGTTTTCGCGAGATCATGCCCGTCGAGCCGGACGAAGATCCCGTGACGCTCGGGGAGGGCGGCACGCCCCTGTTCGAGATCGAGATCGGAGGGGAGCTCGAGGGCCTGACGCTGCTGGTGAAGGACGAGGGCCTCAACCCGACCGGGAGCTTCAAGGACCGAGGCCTGTGCGCCGCCGTCACGCGGGCGGTGCACGAAGGGGCGACGGATCTCGTCATCCCGAGCGCCGGGAACGCCGGAGCGGCCCTCGCGGCCTACGCGGCGCGCGCGGGAGTGCCGTGTCGCCTCTTCATCCCGGAGGACACGCCGGAGGGCGTCGCCCGGCGCTGCGAGCATTACGGTGCCGACATCGTCCGGGTCGACGGACTCATCGACGAATGCGGCCGTCTCTCGGCCGAGTACGGCGCGGAAACGGGCGCGTTCAATATCTCCACGCTCAAGGAGCCCTACCGGATCGAGGGCAAGAAGACGATGATGCTCGAGATCGTCGAAGCGCTCGGCTGGCGCGCACCGGACGCCATCGTCTATCCCACCGGTGGCGGCACCGGTCTTATCGGGAGTGCCAAGACGCTGGCGGAGCTGCGTGAACTCGGCCTGATCGACGGGGACACACGCCTCTACGCGGTGCAGGGCACGGGTTGTGCCCCCATCGTGCGCGCGCACGCGGCGGGTGAGATGTACGCTGAGCCGTGGCGGAACGCTTCGACCGAAGCCTGGGGACTCCGGGTCCCGGGGGCGCTCGGAGATTTCCTGATGCTCGATGCCATCCGCGAATCGGGCGGCGGCGGCGTGGCCGTTTCCGACGAGGCGATGAAGGACGGGGCCCTCGAACTCGGCGCGGCCGGCGTGGGGGCCTCGATCGAAGGCGGGGCCACGCTCGCGGGAGCGCGGGAGCTCAGGCGATCCGGAGCGTTGCGCGATGGAGAAACCGTCGTCCTCTTCAACACCGCACACCTCCTCACGTACTAG
- the der gene encoding ribosome biogenesis GTPase Der yields the protein MALRTVAIVGRPNVGKSTLFNRILGRRVAIVAERPGVTRDRQFAEAEWAGRRFLLVDTGGLVVRPDERIDLEVRRQAETAIGHADVVVFVVDGRDGLQPVDRHVADLLRRSGLPVIVAANKLDELGEAIGHVDFYELGLGDPTPLAALSGKGSGDLLDRVVEALPESAETEEDDADIRIAVIGRPNVGKSSFVNRLLGEDRVIVHEEAGTTRDAIDTDLVLEGRRVRLIDTAGLRRRARIVDDLEFLGRLRAASAIDRADVCLLLVDTRAGAANQDFRIGHQAWDAGKGLVFVANKWDLIEDRGPSALAGFERELRERAHYLRWVPIITCSALTGKRVRKAIDLAFEVQEARARRVPTADVNEVLRRLVARRQPPQGGRGDVRLLYGSQVAASPPQFVLWSNRPHDLKEHYVRYLVAGFREAWGFEGSPIRVKLKKRSGRE from the coding sequence ATGGCTCTCCGCACGGTCGCCATCGTGGGCCGCCCCAACGTCGGCAAGTCGACGCTCTTCAACCGGATCCTGGGGCGGCGCGTGGCGATCGTCGCCGAGCGCCCCGGCGTGACCCGCGACCGGCAGTTCGCCGAGGCGGAATGGGCCGGGCGGCGCTTCCTCCTCGTCGATACCGGGGGCCTCGTCGTGCGGCCGGATGAACGCATCGACCTCGAGGTACGCCGGCAGGCCGAGACCGCGATCGGCCACGCGGACGTCGTCGTCTTCGTGGTGGACGGCCGCGACGGCCTCCAGCCCGTGGACCGCCACGTCGCGGACCTCCTGCGCCGGTCGGGCCTGCCCGTGATCGTGGCCGCAAACAAGCTCGACGAACTCGGCGAAGCGATCGGGCACGTCGACTTCTACGAGCTCGGCCTCGGCGACCCCACGCCGCTGGCGGCCCTCAGCGGCAAGGGATCGGGGGACCTCCTCGACCGCGTGGTCGAGGCCCTCCCGGAGTCGGCGGAGACGGAGGAGGACGACGCCGACATCCGCATCGCCGTCATCGGACGCCCCAACGTGGGCAAGTCCAGCTTCGTCAACCGTCTCCTCGGAGAGGATCGCGTCATCGTCCACGAGGAAGCGGGGACCACCCGCGACGCGATTGACACAGACCTCGTCCTGGAAGGGCGCCGCGTTCGCCTCATCGACACCGCCGGCCTCCGCCGCCGGGCCCGTATCGTGGATGACCTCGAATTCCTCGGGCGGCTGCGGGCGGCCTCGGCCATCGACCGGGCGGACGTCTGTCTCCTCCTCGTGGATACCCGGGCCGGCGCGGCGAACCAGGACTTCCGGATCGGGCACCAGGCGTGGGACGCGGGAAAGGGTCTCGTGTTCGTGGCCAACAAGTGGGACCTGATCGAGGACCGCGGACCCTCCGCGCTGGCCGGTTTCGAGCGCGAACTCCGCGAGCGCGCGCACTATCTTCGCTGGGTGCCGATCATCACCTGTTCGGCGTTGACGGGGAAGCGGGTACGGAAGGCCATCGACCTCGCGTTCGAGGTGCAGGAAGCGCGGGCGCGGCGGGTGCCCACGGCGGACGTGAACGAAGTCCTTCGACGGCTGGTTGCGCGCCGGCAGCCTCCCCAGGGGGGGCGGGGGGACGTGCGGCTGCTCTACGGCAGCCAGGTGGCGGCATCCCCGCCGCAGTTCGTACTCTGGTCCAACCGGCCGCACGACCTCAAGGAGCACTATGTGAGATACCTCGTCGCCGGCTTCCGAGAGGCCTGGGGATTCGAGGGATCTCCCATCCGGGTCAAGTTGAAGAAGCGTTCGGGGCGCGAATGA
- a CDS encoding tetratricopeptide repeat protein translates to MVRTGARAATAATVASIFTSAGLFGQECEFDANSAASTASEAIQRLAEAATAQDSLTIFTEAWEALGADLDSDNPVVPLLGAQIQMGLGNFPDAVEFLERYEATASPECMMHGEAQRYNGWVRLYNQGVTAYSASDHDAALEAFMLANDFKPDLRTYSNAALLQSQMGDNAGAIETYQAALAADIPDADAESLRNTVSGLGDMLAEEGRADEAIQTYSDYLTRYPDDVVIQIRYAGVLSDQGQTEESAAIYAETLERTDLTYQQWLEVGVGFYNAQNFPDAATAFGNARAGNPYSKEAMENYVNASIQSGRPGPVVALADTLTQWYPYDALAHQLRFQSLGRADMNDQAMEAMGVEQALPLSVTFAQMAAAANGRYIIQLAFTNRTESGTLQVAFEFVDAGGQVVTEHTQTFDADSGSFTFEIQSDVPLAGFRYGTIGG, encoded by the coding sequence ATGGTGCGTACTGGCGCGAGAGCGGCGACCGCCGCCACCGTCGCGTCGATCTTCACTTCCGCGGGACTCTTCGGACAGGAATGCGAGTTCGACGCGAACAGCGCGGCCTCCACGGCGTCCGAGGCGATTCAGAGACTCGCCGAGGCCGCGACGGCCCAGGACAGCCTGACGATCTTCACGGAGGCGTGGGAGGCGCTCGGGGCGGATCTGGATAGCGACAATCCGGTGGTCCCCTTGCTGGGCGCCCAGATCCAGATGGGCCTCGGCAACTTTCCGGATGCCGTGGAATTTCTCGAACGCTACGAAGCCACCGCGTCTCCGGAGTGCATGATGCACGGCGAAGCGCAGCGCTACAACGGCTGGGTCCGGCTCTACAACCAGGGCGTCACGGCCTATAGCGCCTCCGACCACGACGCGGCGCTCGAGGCCTTCATGCTTGCGAACGACTTCAAACCCGACCTCCGCACGTACAGCAACGCGGCGCTGCTGCAGTCACAGATGGGAGACAACGCCGGTGCGATCGAGACGTACCAGGCCGCGCTCGCCGCGGACATTCCCGATGCCGATGCGGAGTCGCTGCGCAACACCGTCAGCGGACTCGGCGACATGCTGGCGGAGGAGGGCCGGGCGGATGAAGCGATCCAGACCTACAGCGACTACCTCACCCGTTATCCGGACGATGTCGTGATCCAGATCCGGTATGCGGGAGTCCTGTCCGATCAGGGGCAGACCGAGGAGTCGGCCGCGATCTATGCCGAAACCCTCGAGCGCACGGACCTGACGTACCAGCAGTGGCTTGAAGTCGGCGTAGGGTTCTACAACGCGCAGAACTTCCCGGACGCGGCAACCGCCTTTGGGAACGCCCGCGCCGGGAACCCCTACAGCAAGGAAGCGATGGAAAACTACGTCAACGCTTCCATCCAGTCCGGCCGGCCGGGGCCCGTCGTCGCGCTCGCGGACACCCTCACGCAGTGGTACCCCTACGACGCGCTCGCTCACCAGTTGCGCTTTCAGTCGCTGGGCCGCGCCGACATGAACGACCAGGCGATGGAGGCCATGGGCGTGGAGCAGGCGTTGCCGCTCTCCGTCACGTTCGCGCAGATGGCCGCGGCCGCGAACGGCCGGTACATCATCCAGCTCGCGTTCACGAACCGCACCGAGTCCGGCACGCTGCAGGTCGCGTTCGAGTTCGTCGATGCCGGCGGGCAGGTCGTCACGGAGCATACGCAGACCTTCGATGCCGATTCCGGCAGCTTCACCTTCGAGATTCAGTCCGACGTACCCCTGGCCGGTTTCCGGTACGGAACGATCGGGGGCTGA
- the gltX gene encoding glutamate--tRNA ligase, giving the protein MTAPTASTARVRTRFAPSPTGALHLGNARTAILNWLFARRHGGAFVLRLEDTDTERAVPGGEEIIYEALDWLGIAPDEGPREGGPFGPYRQLARADRHRARAAELLESGRAFRCYCRPDELEARREVAIAAGEPTGRDARCRNLPAGRARRHEAEGRGGAIRLRIESGPVEFTDLLKGTLSIDGDDLGDLVLVRSDGRPTYNFAVAVDDIEMEISHVIRGMGHLSNTPKQVLLYRAFGVKPPEFVHIPTVLAPGGGKLSKRRGAAGVLDYRERGFHSDAVLNYLSLLSWSSEDGEEFLSREALVERIDLGRMGAADAEVDEEKMTWLSGQHLRAEPADRLAREWAGRLDVEGLGLDDADLRRAAEVFAKRTRLLSDVGSEVEPIYRAPETGGSAARESLSAPAAATAIRLARAVWADTAWRPEPLAAALRGAMRDAGLAGRTFFPPVRVALTGQLHGPDLGEVAYALGPERTLARLAAATTAATTKERSE; this is encoded by the coding sequence GTGACCGCTCCGACCGCTTCGACGGCCCGCGTCCGGACCCGTTTCGCGCCGAGCCCGACCGGAGCCCTCCACCTGGGCAACGCGCGCACCGCGATCCTGAATTGGCTCTTCGCGCGGCGGCACGGCGGCGCCTTCGTGCTCCGCCTCGAGGATACGGACACCGAGCGTGCCGTACCGGGGGGAGAGGAGATCATCTACGAGGCCCTCGACTGGCTCGGCATCGCCCCCGACGAGGGCCCGCGCGAGGGAGGACCGTTCGGGCCGTACCGCCAGTTGGCGCGCGCCGACCGGCATCGGGCCCGCGCGGCGGAGTTGCTGGAATCCGGGAGGGCGTTCCGCTGCTACTGCCGGCCGGATGAACTCGAGGCGAGGCGGGAGGTGGCGATCGCCGCGGGGGAGCCCACCGGGCGCGATGCGCGTTGCCGCAACCTTCCTGCCGGGCGGGCGCGCCGCCACGAGGCGGAGGGGCGGGGGGGCGCCATCCGGCTTCGCATCGAATCCGGGCCCGTCGAGTTCACGGACCTCCTGAAGGGCACCCTCTCGATCGACGGCGACGACCTGGGGGACCTCGTCCTCGTGCGGAGCGACGGGCGGCCCACGTACAACTTCGCGGTCGCCGTGGACGACATCGAGATGGAGATCAGCCATGTGATCCGGGGCATGGGCCATCTCTCGAACACGCCCAAGCAGGTGCTCCTCTACCGGGCCTTCGGGGTGAAGCCGCCGGAGTTCGTCCACATCCCGACCGTCCTCGCCCCCGGTGGAGGGAAGCTCTCCAAGCGGCGTGGGGCGGCCGGCGTCCTCGACTACCGGGAGCGGGGGTTCCATTCGGACGCGGTGCTCAACTACCTGTCGCTTCTCTCGTGGTCCTCGGAGGACGGGGAGGAGTTCCTGAGCCGGGAGGCGCTCGTGGAACGGATCGACCTCGGCCGGATGGGGGCGGCCGATGCCGAGGTGGACGAGGAGAAGATGACCTGGCTGTCGGGACAGCACCTGCGGGCGGAACCGGCCGATCGGCTGGCCCGCGAGTGGGCGGGGCGGCTCGACGTGGAAGGGCTGGGGCTGGACGACGCCGATCTCCGCCGCGCGGCGGAGGTGTTCGCCAAGCGCACGCGTCTCCTCTCCGACGTAGGGTCCGAGGTCGAGCCGATCTACCGTGCGCCGGAGACCGGCGGGTCCGCCGCGCGGGAGTCGCTCTCCGCCCCCGCGGCCGCGACCGCGATCCGCCTCGCCCGCGCGGTGTGGGCGGACACCGCGTGGCGACCCGAACCCCTCGCCGCGGCGCTTCGCGGCGCGATGCGCGACGCCGGGCTCGCGGGGCGTACCTTCTTTCCGCCCGTCCGGGTCGCCCTGACCGGGCAGCTTCACGGCCCCGACCTCGGCGAGGTCGCCTACGCGCTCGGACCGGAGCGCACCCTGGCCCGCCTGGCGGCGGCGACAACAGCGGCGACAACAAAGGAGCGAAGCGAATGA